The following proteins are encoded in a genomic region of Saccharopolyspora antimicrobica:
- a CDS encoding permease prefix domain 1-containing protein, giving the protein MSDPVEHYVADLSAALRGPARAKARMVDEIRDGLAETIAAHSDHGLPHEQAVERALREFGTVEELVPSCQQELTIAQTRLTAAKLVIVVGFLIACGHVVWTVGGWQLPAAAQLMIGIAATAATLAAAAFAATGFLTRWVPAPEGLPTLVGWASSTASVAMPFAALALATTSPLDSTWPSIALTAVVAVGSHVVLAASARTCRECARLPVE; this is encoded by the coding sequence ATGAGCGATCCCGTCGAGCACTACGTCGCAGACCTCTCGGCAGCGCTTCGCGGACCGGCCCGGGCCAAGGCCCGGATGGTCGACGAGATCCGCGACGGCCTCGCCGAGACCATCGCGGCCCACTCCGACCACGGCCTGCCGCACGAGCAGGCCGTCGAGCGCGCGCTGCGCGAGTTCGGCACCGTCGAGGAGCTCGTGCCCAGCTGCCAGCAGGAACTCACGATCGCGCAGACCCGGCTCACCGCGGCCAAGCTCGTCATCGTGGTCGGATTCCTGATCGCCTGCGGCCACGTGGTCTGGACGGTCGGCGGCTGGCAGCTCCCGGCAGCGGCGCAGCTCATGATCGGCATCGCGGCGACGGCGGCCACGCTCGCCGCGGCGGCGTTCGCCGCGACCGGGTTCCTCACCCGCTGGGTCCCGGCGCCGGAGGGCCTGCCGACCCTGGTGGGCTGGGCAAGCAGCACGGCCAGCGTGGCGATGCCGTTCGCGGCGCTCGCGCTGGCCACGACCTCGCCGCTGGACAGCACGTGGCCGTCGATCGCGCTCACGGCGGTGGTCGCGGTGGGCTCGCACGTGGTGCTGGCGGCATCGGCCCGCACCTGCCGGGAATGCGCCCGCCTACCGGTCGAATAA
- a CDS encoding helix-turn-helix transcriptional regulator, whose protein sequence is MPKTSARLLALLSLLQARRDWPGAALAERLEVSQRTVRRDVDRLRELGYPIAAVKGPDGGYRLEPGAELPPLLFDDEQAVALAIALQIATTSGAGIDEAAVRALNTVRQVMPARLRTRIDALQVTAVPSSIPQVDSNVLIALGAAVRAREILRFDYASGDPRRVEPHHLVTWARRWYLVAWDLDRDDWRTFRADRITPRIPTGPRFTPREVPGGDVAAFVLNRFKGTDSTGTWPCHGEVVLDLPAAVVSRFARDGVVEELGPNRCRLILGSWSWPGLAATITRFDADIEVIGPPELKEAFARLADRCAKAATNAPD, encoded by the coding sequence ATGCCGAAGACTTCGGCGCGACTGCTCGCGTTGCTCTCGCTGCTCCAAGCCCGCCGGGACTGGCCGGGCGCGGCGCTGGCCGAGCGGCTCGAGGTCAGCCAGCGCACCGTGCGCCGCGACGTCGACCGGCTGCGCGAACTCGGCTACCCCATCGCGGCCGTCAAGGGCCCCGACGGCGGATACCGGCTCGAACCCGGCGCCGAGCTGCCGCCACTGCTGTTCGACGACGAGCAGGCCGTGGCGCTCGCCATCGCGCTCCAGATCGCCACCACCAGCGGAGCCGGCATCGACGAAGCCGCCGTGCGCGCGCTGAACACCGTCCGGCAGGTCATGCCCGCGCGCCTGCGCACCCGGATCGACGCGCTCCAGGTGACGGCCGTTCCCAGCTCGATCCCGCAGGTCGACAGCAACGTCCTGATCGCGCTCGGTGCCGCCGTCCGCGCCCGCGAGATCCTGCGCTTCGACTACGCCTCGGGAGATCCGCGCCGGGTGGAGCCGCACCACCTCGTCACCTGGGCCAGGCGCTGGTACCTCGTCGCCTGGGACCTCGATCGCGACGACTGGCGAACCTTCCGCGCGGACCGGATCACCCCGCGCATCCCGACCGGCCCCCGCTTCACGCCGCGAGAAGTGCCCGGCGGAGACGTCGCGGCCTTCGTCCTCAACCGCTTCAAAGGAACCGACAGCACCGGAACCTGGCCCTGCCACGGCGAAGTGGTCCTCGACCTCCCGGCGGCCGTGGTCTCCCGATTCGCCCGGGACGGAGTGGTGGAGGAACTCGGCCCGAACCGCTGCCGCCTCATCCTGGGCTCCTGGTCCTGGCCAGGACTGGCGGCCACCATCACCAGGTTCGACGCGGACATCGAGGTGATCGGCCCACCAGAGCTCAAAGAAGCCTTCGCCCGCTTGGCCGACCGCTGCGCGAAAGCCGCGACCAACGCTCCGGACTGA
- a CDS encoding DinB family protein has translation MNNLDAERTALITVLATVRTTLTNTVRGLSDDQLGERPTVSELCLGGLIKHVAAVEEMWLRFALEGPSAVSYAMPDGVTWADIAAGTAREFPQWMIDNLNNFKMLPGDTLTSIVERYEKVAARSEEIIADIDLSTSHPLPEAPWHEPGTAWSVRQVLLHVIAETAQHAGHADILRETIDGHKAF, from the coding sequence ATGAACAACCTCGACGCCGAGCGCACCGCGCTGATCACCGTGCTCGCCACCGTCCGAACCACCCTGACCAACACCGTCCGCGGGCTCAGCGACGACCAGCTCGGCGAGCGGCCGACGGTCAGCGAGCTGTGCCTGGGCGGTCTGATCAAGCACGTCGCGGCCGTCGAGGAGATGTGGCTGCGCTTCGCCCTCGAAGGCCCGTCCGCCGTGAGCTACGCGATGCCCGACGGCGTGACCTGGGCAGACATCGCCGCCGGGACCGCGCGCGAGTTCCCGCAGTGGATGATCGACAACCTGAACAACTTCAAGATGCTGCCCGGCGACACGCTGACCTCGATCGTCGAGCGCTACGAGAAGGTCGCCGCTCGCAGCGAGGAGATCATCGCCGACATCGACTTGTCGACATCGCACCCGCTGCCGGAAGCGCCGTGGCACGAGCCCGGTACGGCGTGGAGCGTGCGTCAGGTGCTGTTGCACGTCATCGCCGAAACCGCCCAGCACGCCGGGCACGCC